Proteins co-encoded in one Aspergillus fumigatus Af293 chromosome 6, whole genome shotgun sequence genomic window:
- the gel7 gene encoding glycoside hydrolase family 72 protein — MRFSSILAGAILLASRTSAVDVDPIVIKGSKFFYKSNDTQFYIRGVAYQQDYSGSQSSSNSFKDPLADADACKRDVPYLEKLGTNTIRVYAVDPTADHTMCMDLLSQAGIYVIADLSSPGESIIRNDPKWDSDLFNRYVTVVDALAKYTNVIGFFAGNEVSNTKQTTHASAFVKAAVRDMKAYIKAKNYRPMGVGYATNDDSSIREKMADYFNCDNAEESIDFWGYNIYSWCGDSSYEESGYSTRTDEFRDYSVPVFFAEYGCNAVEPRKFTEVSALYGSRMASVWSGGIVYMYFQEANNYGLVSIDGDKVRTRADYSYLSQQLASATPSGTKKSEYTPANSALQSCPPVNGDWLATASPLPPSPNGDLCSCMEESLSCVLKDTVSGDQIEKLFGTVCGYDVCEGVTTNATTGKYGAYSVCSPKQQLSYAMNLYYEQQSAKGKGQSACNFNGAASTRTSSSPSGTCSALLKEAGISGTGTVTSSPTGVAGAAVVDSSGSASASTSQGAAYMNAPGRVTAGIQQLGLYVVTAIAAGAGMVLL; from the exons ATGAGATTCAGCAGCATCCTCGCAGGTGCTATACTGCTTGCCAGCAGAACTAGCGCTGTAGATGTAGACCCTATCGTTATCAAGGGGTCCAAATTCTTCTACAAGAGCAATGACACCCAGTTTTATATCAGAGGCGTTGCCTACCAGCAGGACTATTCCGGCAGCCAGTCCTCCTCCAACAGCTTCAAGGATCCTCTAGCCGATGCCGATGCTTGTAAGCGGGACGTTCCATACCTCGAGAAGCTTGGTACCAACACAATTCGTGTCTATGCCGTCGACCCGACCGCGGACCATACGATGTGCATGGACCTTCTCAGCCAGGCCGGTATCTATGTGATTGCGGACCTCTCATCCCCGGGGGAATCTATTATACGTAACGACCCAAAGTGGGACAGCGACCTGTTCAACCGATATGTCACTGTGGTGGACGCTCTGGCCAAATATACCAACGTCATCGGGTTCTTTGCTGGAAACGAAGTATCAAATACGAAGCAGACAACGCATGCTAGTGCTTTCGTCAAAGCTGCAGTGCGAGACATGAAAGCATACATCAAAGCAAAGAATTACCGCCCAATGGGAGTTGGCTATGCTACTAATGACGATTCGTCAATCCGTGAGAAGATGGCTGACTATTTCAACTGCGATAATGCGGAGGAGAGCATTGATTTCTGGGGCTACAACATCTACTCCTGGTGTGGAGATTCTAGCTACGAAGAGTCCGGTTACTCGACTCGTACTGATGAGTTTCGCGACTACTCGGTCCCTGTTTTTTTCGCTGAGTATGGTTGCAATGCGGTCGAGCCTCGCAAGTTCACTGAAGTCTCCGCGCTCTATGGGTCGAGGATGGCTAGTGTCTGGTCCGGTGGTATTGTTTATATGTACTTCCAGGAGGCCAACAACTACG GGTTGGTTAGCATTGATGGCGACAAGGTGAGGACTAGAGCCGATTATAGCTACCTTTCCCAGCAGCTGGCTAGTGCTACTCCCTCTGGGACCAAGAAGAGTGAATACACCCCAGCAAACAGTGCTCTTCAGTCCTGCCCGCCGGTCAACGGCGATTGGCTTGCAACTGCGAGTCCCCTTCCGCCCTCGCCAAACGGCGACCTGTGCTCGTGCATGGAGGAAAGCTTAAGCTGCGTATTGAAGGACACAGTGTCGGGCGACCAGATCGAGAAGCTCTTTGGGACCGTCTGTGGCTATGATGTCTGTGAAGGAGTGACTACCAACGCAACCACCGGCAAGTATGGAGCGTACAGTGTCTGCAGCCCCAAGCAGCAGTTGTCTTATGCGATGAATCTCTACTACGAGCAACAGTCcgccaagggcaagggcCAGTCTGCTTGCAATTTCAACGGCGCTGCATCCACTCGGACTTCCAGCAGTCCCAGCGGCACTTGCTCTGCGCTTTTGAAGGAGGCTGGCATTTCCGGTACAGGCACTGTAACTAGCTCCCCGACTGGGGTTGCGGGTGCGGCCGTGGTTGACTCCTCTGGTAGTGCATCGGCCTCGACCTCTCAGGGTGCTGCATACATGAATGCTCCCGGGAGAGTCACGGCTGGTATCCAGCAGCTCGGTTTGTATGTGGTTACGGCCATTGCTGCCGGGGCTGGTATGGTTCTGCTGTAG
- a CDS encoding SprT family zinc-dependent metalloprotease: MARLNTTPAKKTTARKLTKLSDKKEPHTPVRRIFKEWSPTEAEEDREEQWRIATDAWAKDKSYGFGGRPPLGRNRSQREKKATLATNFNILPDSDGTSDVDQGYRSSTSSARKEVIEPTVPLKQAHINSLLLPLAQQPRNRPTQKLETYDYAKENDPIDGEEEENAPTISRHSSNASSRYSPTRRNARQDMEVKEGNLRFLSYRQSQESNSEDEGGDNSFSSLDGFIVSDNEELSYYETTADELEEEDSPTRISPPRPRRRLLRGRRPNPEAELKEALMNPSYKNDLCLEPSLPPSMTIQSPQPKPKPERAHVKNSQMTKNMKMLNLGDPDTDSQLQRDSTSADTDSPTKKSETSLAVLDTPPPSHSKGPLRSPTKGRICIQPTPYRESVDAFWSQDVTNDWIDQHSPQKEEKKLEQYLREFEESDGDTNSENMRRPRERHRAPKTPSKTALKREETEKKKAALVRKKSFDNKKAQIADEFLKILDEAVSGGQIQKLAEETGGVRIIWSKNLLTTAGRANWKREKIGKESRISESGSEPSTLIKQHATIELAERIIDSEDRLINTVAHEYCHLANYMISNIHNNPHGASFKLWGRKCKEALKNHPVYGGRVEVTTKHSYQIDYKYVWSCVDCGQNYGRHSKSIDTAKSRCGACKGLLQQIKPKPRNVSPRKKQSTPPSERCEKKSVEDMAKVFGEVSLYSSRAEVEV, translated from the exons ATGGCAAGACTCAACACAACGCCGGCGAAGAAGACAACTGCTCGGAAATTAACAAAATTATCCGACAAGAAGGAACCACACACTCCCGTCCGACGTATATTCAAAGAATGGTCACCAACAgaggcggaagaagacagGGAGGAACAATGGAGGATAGCAACCGATGCATGGGCCAAAGACAAATCTTATGGATTCGGAGGAAGACCACCGTTGGGAAGAAATCGATCACAACGGGAAAAGAAGGCGACCTTGGCAACGAACTTCAACATACTTCCCGATAGCGACGGGACGAGCGACGTGGACCAGGGATATAGATCATCCACGAGCTCTGCTCGCAAGGAGGTAATCGAACCAACAGTCCCACTGAAGCAGGCACATATCAACTCACTCCTGCTCCCACTGGCACAACAACCGCGAAACCGACCAACTCAAAAACTGGAAACATATGACTATGCGAAGGAGAACGACCCCATCGacggggaggaagaggaaaatgcaCCGACAATATCCAGGCATTCTTCCAATGCCTCTTCACGGTACTCGCCAACAAGGAGGAATGCCCGCCAGGATATGGAAGTGAAGGAGGGAAACCTCAGGTTTCTGAGTTATCGCCAGTCACAAGAGTCTAATTCAGAAGATGAGGGTGGAGACAACAGCTTTAGCTCTCTGGACGGTTTCATAGTCAGTGACAATGAAGAGCTGAGCTACTATGAGACAACTGCAGATGAACtagaggaggaagacagCCCGACGAGGATTTCTCCCCCAAGACCAAGGCGCAGGTTGCtaagaggaagacgaccgAACCCTGAAGCAGAGCTCAAGGAGGCTCTGATGAACCCTTCATACAAAAATGACCTCTGCTTAGAACCATCTCTGCCACCTTCGATGACGATACAATCCCCCCAGCCGAAACCAAAACCTGAGAGAGCACATGTGAAAAATTCCCAAATGACCAAAAACATGAAAATGCTGAACCTGGGGGACCCCGATACTGACTCCCAACTTCAAAGAGACAG CACTTCAGCCGATACTGATTCACCCACAAAGAAATCAGAAACCTCTCTGGCGGTTCTAGATACACCACCTCCCAGTCACTCTAAAGGCCCTCTGCGGTCACCAACGAAGGGCAGGATCTGCATACAACCAACTCCATATCGCGAAAGCGTTGATGCTTTCTGGAGCCAAGACGTCACAAATGACTGGATCGACCAACATTCTCcgcagaaagaagaaaagaaattAGAGCAGTATTTACGAGAATTTGAGGAGTCGGATGGTGATACAAACTCCGAAAACATGCGAAGACCCCGTGAAAGGCATAGAGCGCCCAAAACTCCAAGCAAGACGGCGttgaagagagaagagacggagaagaagaaagctgCTCTAGTACGCAAGAAGTCGTTTGACAACAAGAAGGCGCAAATCGCGGATGAATTTCTCAAGATTCTAGATGAGGCCGTTTCTGGAGGCCAAATCCAAAAGCTCGCAGAAGAGACAGGCGGCGTACGGATCATTTGGAGCAAAAATCTGCTGACTACAGCCGGGCGTGCTAATTGGAAACGTGAAAAGATTGGGAAAGAATCTCGAATATCAGAAAGCGGATCTGAACCATCAACGTTGATCAAGCAGCATGCTACGATTGAGCTTGCAGAGCGCATCATCGACAGCGAGGATCGACTGATCAACACAGTGGCACATGAGTACTGCCATCTGGCGAATTACATGATTTCGAACATCCACAACAACCCCCATGGGGCAAGCTTTAAGCTTTGGGGTCGCAAATGCAAAGAAGCCTTGAAAAACCACCCTGTGTACGGCGGAAGAGTTGAAGTGACGACGAAACACAGCTACCAGATCGATTACAAATATGTCTGGAGTTGCGTTGACTGCGGCCAGAACTATGGCCGGCATTCCAAGAGCATTGACACTGCCAAATCTCGCTGCGGCGCATGCAAAGGCCTTTTGCAGCAAATCAAACCGAAGCCGAGAAACGTCTCACCTAGGAAAAAGCAATCAACCCCACCGTCAGAGCGATGCGAAAAGAAATCAGTCGAGGACATGGCGAAGGTGTTTGGCGAAGTCAGTTTGTACAGTTCTCGAGCGGAGGTAGAGGTTTGA
- the mog1 gene encoding Ran GTPase-binding protein MOG1, with protein sequence MATFTEQPFYGGAIQGIIPEGWVDGSSLREVPDHQELFLSPTTLSSFIVEVNQRVTQEQALSTLDAQAAVPGGIPATHETIDKAAVMYHLRDLCDEDDTLQVIIPATAVTPAKIPASARAHAYKGVVQMTTPKRQRRDTNTGRIPVSVGGAAAGSSADGPQTSRVTVHYLLVRLEAQESDLLIFFNVPHDEFDLSGDPRGLSKEEEVATEAIDRLVQTLEIRDWALFA encoded by the exons ATGGCTACCTTTACTGAGCAGCCCTTCTACGGCGGTGCAATTCAGGGCATTATTCCCGAAGGCTGGGTAGACGGAAG CTCCCTCCGCGAGGTCCCAGACCACCAAgaactcttcctctccccgACCACACTCTCAAGCTTCATTGTCGAAGTCAACCAGCGCGTCACACAAGAGCAGGCACTATCAACGCTAGACGCGCAGGCCGCCGTCCCCGGCGGCATTCCCGCCACCCACGAGACAATCGACAAAGCAGCAGTCATGTACCACCTGCGTGACCTGTgcgacgaagacgacacACTGCAGGTGATCATCCCCGCGACAGCGGTAACCCCCGCCAAGATCCCCGCCTCTGCGCGCGCGCATGCGTACAAGGGCGTCGTGCAGATGACGACGCCGAAGCGGCAGCGGAGGGATACCAATACGGGGAGGATTCCTGTTTCGGTTGGGGGTGCGGCGGCGGGGTCTAGTGCGGACGGGCCGCAGACGTCGCGGGTGACGGTGCATTATCTGCTTGTGCGGTTGGAGGCGCAAGAGTCGGATCTCCTTATATTCTTTAATGTCCCGCACGATGAGTTTGATTTGTCGGGGGATCCGCGGGGTTTGTctaaggaggaggaggtggctACTGAGGCTATTGATCGCTTGGTGCAGACTTTGGAAATTAGGGACTGGGCATTGTTTGCTTAG
- a CDS encoding NYN domain-containing protein, whose protein sequence is MPSSVETASNWDFTPVLNLLRSPAYDGREQFHPVGHANLPPAFEKEDTEKTANDPSGVYPRLGDFGPLWDLLGTGSSAGVKTEQSPPPRASRTEQPQKSKPIQILKRPIATAKSVEHTIEQTPGAAPRPILGSRAFEAQLPKKKAVAENSTACQDLQSKVSDVSSSESSAEAESDGNFSVFDPPLLKKRGAVSFIPSQVCTPASNDEPCDTPPSSFDELEGSLTAETIKSLPAGRIRVHPIAYKSAADRRVGLLTKLLKKFPEYAEVVAQVGRSPCTKSNEQASRPIHVFVDMSNIMVGFHDSVKLARNIPVKTRIRRLPLSFQNFSLILERGRPAAKRVLVGSDRFAAIDESQKLGYEANILDRVHKVKHVTRQLKYWKNPRVSSREGGSGSETNDAPEERWVEQGVDEILHLKILESLVDTDEPATIVLATGDAAKAEYSEGFMKMVERALQRGWNVELVSFSQVTSFAYRRKEFRTKWGKQFRFIALDEFSEELLDM, encoded by the exons ATGCCATCTTCTGTTGAGACAGCTTCGAACTGGGACTTCACTCCGGTGTTGAATCTGCTACGTTCGCCTGCCTACGACGGGCGTGAGCAATTCCATCCGGTTGGCCACGCCAATTTACCTCCAGCCTTTGAGAAAGAGGACACCGAAAAAACTGCCAATGATCCGAGCGGTGTCTATCCGAGGCTAGGTGATTTCGGGCCCCTCTGGGATCTCCTTGGCACCGGTAGTTCAGCGGGTGTGAAGACAGAACAGTCTCCGCCTCCTAGGGCTTCTCGTACCGAGCAGCCTCAGAAAAGCAAGCCAATTCAGATCCTCAAGAGACCTATAGCCACCGCAAAATCTGTCGAACATACTATCGAACAGACACCGGGGGCTGCCCCTAGGCCGATCCTTGGTTCAAGGGCCTTCGAAGCTCAACTCCCCAAAAAGAAGGCTGTAGCAGAAAACAGCACAGCTTGTCAGGATCTCCAATCGAAAGTTTCTGATGTCAGCTCGTCGGAGAGTAGTGCGGAAGCAGAGTCCGACGGCAACTTTAGTGTCTTTGACCCACCCTTGTTGAAAAAACGGGGTGCCGTGTCCTTTATCCCTTCTCAAGTCTGCACACCGGCATCCAATGACGAGCCGTGCGACactcctccatcatcttttgatgagctggaagGGTCCCTTACAGCTGAAACTATCAAGAGCTTGCCTGCTGGTCGTATCCGTGTGCATCCCATTGCATACAAGTCGGCGGCAGACCGAAGAGTTGGTCTTCTTACGAAACTTCTGAAGAAATTCCCTGAATACGCAGAAGTTGTGGCTCAAGTTGGCCGGTCTCCATGCACTAAATCGAACGAACAGGCGTCACGTCCCATCCATGTCTTTGTGGATATGTCCAAC ATTATGGTTGGCTTTCATGACTCTGTAAAGCTAGCTCGCAATATACCTGTGAAGACTCGCATTCGGCGCCTACCCCTCTCGTTTCAGAACTTCTCCCTGATTCTCGAGCGTGGCCGCCCCGCTGCCAAGAGAGTCTTGGTTGGCTCTGATCGATTTGCAGCCATTGACGAAAGTCAAAAGCTGGGCTACGAGGCCAACATATTGGACCGGGTTCACAAGGTAAAACATGTGACTCGTCAGTTGAAATATTGGAAGAATCCCCGAGTCAGCTCTCGAGAAGGAGGCAGCGGTTCTGAAACGAACGATGCGCCCGAGGAGCGATGGGTTGAACAGGGGGTGGACGAAATTCTGCACCTGAAGATCCTAGAGAGTCTGGTGGATACCGATGAGCCGGCGACTATTGTTTTAGCCACAGGGGACGCAGCGAAAGCGGAGTATTCAGAAGGCTTCATGAAGATGGTGGAGCGAGCACTGCAGCGAGGATGGAACGTCGAGCTTGTGAGTTTCTCGCAAGTGACGAGCTTCGCGTATCGTCGAAAGGAATTTCGCACGAAGTGGGGGAAGCAATTTAGGTTTATCGCATTGGACGAGTTCAGTGAAGAGCTGTTAGACATGTGA
- the awh11 gene encoding heat shock 9/12 family protein: MSDAGRKDFSTKAKEEITPDSTKSTQQKIKEGVTDTGDRVARGLQTDGSKSGTQEAFDKTQRSHDNHAHGGASGSIGDKVKNADSGKHAFIPFAIISYE, from the exons ATGTCTGACGCCGGTCGCAAGGATTTCTCCACCA aggccaaggaggagatcacTCCTGACTCCACCAAGTCCACCcagcagaagatcaaggagggcGTTACTGACACCGGCGACCGTGTCGCTCGTGGTCTGCAGACCGACGGAAGCAAGTCCGGCACTCAGGAGGCTTTCGACAAGACTCAGCGTTCCCATGACAACCACGCCCACGGCGGTGCAAGCGGATCTAT TGGTGACAAGGTCAAGAACGCA GACTCCGGAAAGCATGCTTTCATACCCTTTGCCATTATTAGTTACGAATGA
- the cog6 gene encoding Golgi transport complex subunit COG6, whose protein sequence is MESYFPSGAIANHSFIRASSPASTPLSPPTQRSNALSNRLTSVLSASYADSDIRDALETLSLRGVHNTAETRRQLRLDVQKEVVECNAEIVRDFGKVAEQLQRIGTVISSLNQTCEEMRQHIVRAKQDTAPVIEEASALMNQKKESETKQQLLDAFVKHFIVSEDDLLVLTSAEEPIDDRFFNVLDRVKQVHHDCEVLLGGENQRLGLELMEKSSRNLNSAYQKLFRWIQKKFKSLNLEDPRISSSIRRALRVLAERPSLFHSCLDFFADARDYALSDAFHYALTDTVSGSGGDRNVKPIEFSAHDPLRYVGDMLAWVHSTTVSEREALEALFVADGEEIAKGIQAGLSSEPWSRIDEGEEVSFDGRKALNDLVNRDLVGVSRALRQRIELVIQGHDEPVTCYKVVHLLSFYRATFSRLLGTKSNLADMMQTLEKFTFSRFESLMLEQVNTLSNDHAALTPPDDLSAPEFFLDALEELTSLMKTHDASLEAEDAESESTAENKFTPVLRVAFDPFLQLAKSSAAELPDATARAIYTTNVLLTARSTISAFAFASATHMDPISTALSSLRMELLEIQHRYLLDASGLGVLLTALEPFAPSPTISKPESEGKDGHAPPQVDKQPTDIAEIADLPAFQPEALIAVGQQLDDFLPSALMDATDNLKHLQSASFVQSVTEEAVEAFCRDFEFVEGMIIGADEARGRVHIKRMEDGSDAGVQDDVATESGKVSDGDEQESKLRRLFPRTTGEIRVLLS, encoded by the exons ATGGAAAGCTACTTTCCTTCAGGAGCTATAGCTAACCACTCGTTCATACgtgcttcttctccagcttccaccCCGCTATCGCCGCCTACACAGCGATCAAATGCCTTGTCAAACCGACTGACAAGTGTACTGTCGGCCTCCTATGCGGACTCCGATATACGCGACGCACTGGAGACACTCAGTCTTCGGGGCGTACACAACACTGCAGAGACACGAAGGCAGCTGCGCTTAGATGTGCAAAAAGAAGTTGTGGAATGCAATGCGGAAATCGTGCGGGATTTTGGCAAGGTCGCGGAG CAATTGCAAAGGATCGGAACCGTGATATCAAGCCTGAATCAAACGTGTGAAGAAATGCGACAACACATTGTCCGAGCCAAGCAGGATACGGCACCAGTCATCGAGGAAGCATCTGCACTGatgaaccagaagaaggaatCGGAGACAAAGCAACAACTTCTCGATGCGTTTGTGAAGCACTTTATTGTCTCGGAAGATGACCTACTTGTTCTCACATCGGCAGAGGAACCAATTGACGACCGCTTTTTCAATGTACTTGATCGGGTAAAACAAGTGCATCATGATTGCGAAGTCCTCCTGGGAGGGGAGAACCAACGACTGGGCTTGGAATTGATGGAAAAGAGCTCCAGGAATCTGAACTCTGCGTATCAGAAACTCTTCAGATGGATACAGAAGAAATTCAAGTCCTTAAATCTTGAAGACCCACGAATCAGTAGTTCAATCAGGCGCGCTTTGCGCGTACTGGCCGAACGACCGAGCCTCTTCCATAGCTGCTTGGACTTCTTCGCCGACGCACGAGATTATGCCTTGTCCGACGCCTTTCATTATGCCCTAACCGACACCGTCTCCGGCTCTGGGGGTGATCGCAACGTGAAACCGATTGAGTTCTCTGCTCATGACCCTCTGCGGTACGTCGGTGATATGCTGGCATGGGTCCACTCTACGACTGTATCCGAGAGAGAAGCCTTGGAAGCTTTGTTCGTAGCAGACGGGGAGGAAATCGCAAAAGGGATCCAGGCTGGCCTGAGCAGCGAACCCTGGTCACGTATCgatgagggagaagaggTTTCCTTTGATGGTCGGAAAGCCCTAAACGACCTCGTGAATCGCGATCTAGTCGGAGTATCTCGAGCTTTACGGCAGCGAATTGAATTAGTGATTCAGGGCCACGACGAGCCAGTCACTTGCTACAAAGTGGTTCACTTGCTTTCGTTCTATCGAGCCACCTTTTCCAGACTGCTGGGAACGAAATCCAATTTGGCAGACATGATGCAGACACTAGAGAAGTTTACTTTCTCCCGCTTCGAAAGCCTCATGCTCGAGCAAGTCAATACACTCTCTAATGATCACGCTGCCTTAACTCCACCGGACGATCTGTCCGCGCCGGAGTTCTTTCTTGATGCCTTGGAAGAACTAACCTCCCTCATGAAGACCCATGACGCTTCACTCgaggcagaagatgcagaatCCGAAAGTACAGCGGAAAACAAATTTACACCCGTCCTCCGTGTCGCGTTTGATCCTTTCCTGCAACTAGCCAAATCTTCAGCCGCCGAGCTCCCCGACGCAACAGCCCGAGCTATCTACACCACGAACGTTCTTCTAACAGCGCGCTCAACGATCTCTGCCTTCGCATTCGCAAGTGCAACACATATGGATCCTATCTCAACAGCATTGTCTAGCCTACGGATGGAATTGCTTGAAATTCAACACCGCTATCTTCTCGATGCTTCCGGCCTGGGCGTCTTGTTAACTGCCCTCGAGCCTTTCGCACCATCCCCAACTATTTCAAAACCGGAAtctgaaggaaaagatggccATGCACCGCCACAGGTTGATAAACAACCCACAGACATCGCCGAGATAGCTGACCTTCCCGCCTTCCAACCAGAAGCTCTCATCGCCGTCGGCCAACAACTCGATGACTTCCTTCCCTCGGCCCTAATGGATGCTACGGATAACTTGAAGCACCTGCAGAGCGCCAGTTTCGTTCAAAGTGTCACGGAAGAAGCGGTCGAGGCTTTCTGCCGCGACTTTGAATTTGTGGAGGGCATGATTATCGGTGCGGACGAAGCTAGAGGTAGAGTACATATTAAACggatggaggatggaagTGACGCTGGCGTTCAGGATGATGTTGCCACTGAGAGCGGAAAGGTATCTGATGGTGATGAGCAGGAATCCAAGCTTAGGAGGCTCTTCCCTCGTACTACGGGCGAGATCCGGGTGTTACTGAGCTGA
- the nif3 gene encoding Nif3-like dinuclear metal center hexameric protein — protein MTESVTDGFGRLSPLLSLGVYLAVRQLSTMSTTSSPFTRAVVSSMRKLYPESLADKSFDNTGLLLEAPFHPARRQKNSVLLTIDLTKAVADEAIKRKDSVVVAYHPIIFRGLKSLTLNDTQQQTLLRLASEGISVYSPHTAVDATPGGMGDWLCDVVTGAIAPSTDSSPPLSASTSQQYSQPTYPQPRPASITPSSAAPHVRSTIHPSPPPVPEGMESAGMGRLVTFETPQPLTTIVDRIAQGVGHPGGIPIAIPQTVPVDLIKIRTIGICPGSGSSILMSSGSLPDLLFTGELSHHEALSAVERGSVVIALAHSNTERGYLHAVMRQKLAATLKEEWEAQREEGLKALEETFKQGGASVIGSYEEVYKDPSCAVDVSERDRDPYGIMIRRA, from the exons ATGACGGAATCTGTAACTGATGGATTCGGTCGG CTATCCCCTCTCTTATCGCTTGGGGTGTACCTTG CAGTGCGCCAGCTCTCAACAATGTCGACCACCTCGTCACCTTTCACTCGGGCGGTTGTGAGCTCTATGAGGAAGCT CTATCCAGAGTCACTAGCAGACAAGAGCTTTGACAACACTGGCT TGCTTCTGGAAGCTCCCTTCCATCCGGCTCGGCGGCAAAAGAATTCAGTGCTTCTGACCATTGACCTCACAAAGGCTGTGGCAGATGAAGCTATCAAGCGGAAGGATTCAGTGGTTGTGGCCTACC ACCCCATCATCTTTCGAGGACTGAAGTCCCTCACTCTCAATGACACACAGCAACAGACACTGCTACGGCTCGCCTCGGAGGGCATAAGCGTGTACTCTCCGCATACAGCTGTAGACGCTACCCCCGGTGGAATGGGAGACTGGCTTTGTGACGTCGTTACCGGCGCAATTGCTCCATCCACCGATTCCTCTCCCCCTCTCTCTGCGTCCACCTCCCAGCAGTACTCCCAGCCAACATATCCCCAACCTCGACCAGCATCCATCACCCCCTCCTCCGCAGCTCCCCACGTCCGAAGCACGAtccatccatctcctcccccAGTGCCTGAGGGTATGGAATCAGCCGGTATGGGCCGTCTCGTCACCTTCGAGACTCCCCAGCCTCTCACCACCATCGTCGACCGCATAGCACAAGGCGTCGGTCACCCGGGCGGTATCCCGATCGCGATTCCACAGACTGTCCCGGTCGATCTGATCAAGATCCGCACCATCGGTATCTGCCCGGGTTCCGGATCTAGTATCCTTATGAGTTCCGGCAGCCTGCCAGACCTTCTGTTCACAGGCGAGTTGAGTCACCATGAAGCGCTGTCGGCCGTCGAGCGTGGGTCAGTTGTCATTGCGCTCGCGCATTCTAATACCGAAAGAGGGTATTTGCATGCCGTCATGCGTCAGAAGCTAGCCGCGACCCTCAAGGAGGAATGGGAGGCCCAGCGCGAAGAAGGGCTGAAGGCTCTAGAGGAGACTTTCAAGCAAGGAGGAGCAAGCGTGATCGGGAGTTACGAGGAGGTCTACAAGGACCCCAGTTGCGCCGTCGACGTAAGTGAACGTGATCGGGACCCTTATGGTATTATGATCCGACGGGCGTGA
- a CDS encoding BolA family protein codes for MYSRTTTLLSRSCRYLLRTRIRQNSPFSITARSFAAINAAMADSTLTVTPELLKSKLVEQLQAQVVEIEDLSGGCGQAFQAIIVSPQFEKKNMLARHRLVNSVLKSEIAAIHAWTPKCYTPEQWQALQQGSA; via the exons ATGTACTCCCGCACCACCACTTTGTTGAGCAGAAGCTGCCGGTATCTTCTCCGCACCCGCATTCGCCAAAACTCGCCCTTTTCGATCACTGCACGTTCCTTCGCGGCTATCAACGCAGCAATGGCGGACTCAACGTTGACTGTGACACCGGAGCTACTGAAGAGTAAATTGGTTGAACAACTTCAGGCGCAGGTTGTGGAGATTGAGGATTTGTCTG GCGGCTGCGGACAGGCTTTCCAGGCGATTATTGTTTCTCCGCAGtttgaaaagaagaacatgCTTGCGCGCCATCGGTTGGTGAACTCGGTCTTAAAGTCGGAGATTGCTGCTATCCACGCCTGGACACCCAAATGCTACACCCCAGAGCAATGGCAGGCCCTGCAGCAAGGAAGCGCTTGA
- a CDS encoding peroxiredoxin family protein produces MENLDGSMLPYQPEETMTKYVQCRYNHNLSSTVSLPINMFTARRLLTSAPRAISRRALFHSTAPAFVQKGDAIPDLDVLVESSPGNKVNLAKELKGKGIIIGVPAAFSPACSSSHVPGYINHPKLKEAGQVFVVSVNDPFVMKAWGVSLDATGKSGIRFLGDPTGKFSEALDVTFDSSSIFGNQRSKRYALVVEDGKVKEAYIEPDNTGVNVSAAEKVLG; encoded by the exons ATGGAGAACTTAGATGGCTCCATGTTGCCATACCAGCCAGAGGAGACCATGACGAAATACGTTCAGTG CCGCTATAACCACAATCTGAGCTCAACAGTCTCTCTTCCCATAAATATGTTCACAGCCCGTCGACTCCTTACCAGCGCCCCTCGCGCCATCTCCCGGAGGGCGCTGTTTCACAGCACTGCGCCGGCCTTCGTCCAAAAGGGAGACGCCATTCCAGACCTCGATGTGCTGGTCGAGAGTTCACCTGGAAACAAAGTCAATCTTGCAAAGGAGCTCAAGGGAAAGGGGATTATCATCGGTGTCCCTGCTGCTTTCA GCCCCGCTTGCTCTAGCTCCCACGTGCCAGGTTATATAAACCACCCCAAGCTCAAGGAAGCTGGCCAGGTCTTCGTGGTCTCAGTCAATGACCCCTTTGT GATGAAGGCCTGGGGCGTTTCTCTTGATGCCACAGGCAAGAGTGGT ATTCGGTTTCTGGGCGATCCGACCGGCAAGTTCTCGGAGGCTCTCGATGTCACCTTCGACAGCAGCTCAATCTTTGGGAACCAGAGAAGCAAGCGCTATGCGCTTGTCGTTGAGGATGGAAAGGTTAAAGAGGCTTACATCGAGCCCGATAACACCGGTGTCAACG TCTCGGCGGCCGAGAAGGTGTTGGGCTAA